The following coding sequences are from one Streptomyces venezuelae window:
- a CDS encoding peptidoglycan-binding domain-containing protein codes for MTWWNSLDPAAVTVDPGGRATVRLRVRNTGDTVEEYRLGVVGPAAGWARVEPDVLRLYPGSEGTAEISFAPPRSPDAAAGPTPFGIRVEPRENPEARDVVEGQVTVAPFSEIRAELLPPTIVGRFRGRASVAVDNLGNTPLTAALTLRDDAGRLAYEVDPTAIQIAPGRAAFANLTIRPQQVLWTGSGQTHPLTVSVRRSGDEQGHELPGSFDQRPVLPRRLLAAGGVLAALAVASVVAWLTYAPDFDGSARENQAVAAPAAVPQGGEKDSLDDAPAPPKGEKGGGGGGHGGADSGSGGTGGGTSGGGSGDGGSSGGGAGEAEGGGNGGGEDVVSDGGSRKARTGPPWRRGYAPDVVVEYAQHRLAALGSKNPCTLTGHWTPGVIDSNTEAKLICYQKAVVRTGQNSGNNTAQIFETDDVGTLGRATLTSLWAQGIRPDAVRSGADTWEVVQLQAAFWWASQAGISDEDLDRDRAYAEHGVAYFKNGRSAPTTARYNKNTAAHIKDYQASVGLPETGTADSATLRALVGGSVHHPGVTGR; via the coding sequence ATGACGTGGTGGAACTCCCTTGACCCGGCCGCGGTGACCGTTGACCCCGGTGGCCGGGCGACCGTGCGGCTTCGCGTACGCAACACGGGAGACACCGTCGAGGAGTACCGTCTCGGGGTCGTCGGCCCGGCGGCCGGGTGGGCCCGCGTCGAGCCCGACGTGCTGCGGCTCTACCCCGGCAGCGAGGGCACCGCCGAGATCTCGTTCGCGCCGCCCCGCTCGCCCGACGCCGCCGCGGGGCCGACGCCGTTCGGCATCCGCGTCGAGCCCCGGGAGAACCCCGAGGCCCGCGACGTCGTCGAGGGGCAGGTCACCGTCGCGCCGTTCTCGGAGATCCGCGCCGAACTCCTGCCGCCCACCATCGTCGGACGCTTCCGCGGCCGGGCCTCGGTCGCCGTGGACAACCTCGGCAACACCCCGCTGACCGCGGCCCTCACCCTCCGCGACGACGCCGGTCGCCTCGCCTACGAGGTCGATCCCACCGCCATCCAAATAGCGCCGGGCCGCGCCGCGTTCGCGAATCTGACCATCCGCCCGCAGCAGGTGTTGTGGACCGGGTCCGGGCAGACGCATCCGCTCACCGTCTCCGTGCGCCGCTCCGGCGACGAGCAGGGCCACGAACTGCCCGGCAGCTTCGACCAGCGGCCCGTCCTGCCCCGCAGACTGCTCGCCGCCGGCGGCGTGCTCGCGGCGCTCGCCGTCGCGTCCGTCGTGGCGTGGCTGACCTACGCCCCCGACTTCGACGGCTCGGCACGCGAGAACCAGGCGGTCGCCGCACCCGCCGCCGTCCCGCAGGGCGGCGAGAAGGACAGCCTCGACGACGCTCCCGCGCCTCCGAAGGGGGAGAAGGGCGGCGGTGGTGGTGGTCATGGCGGCGCCGACTCAGGCTCCGGCGGCACCGGCGGCGGGACCAGCGGCGGCGGTTCCGGCGACGGCGGCTCATCGGGCGGCGGCGCCGGAGAGGCCGAAGGGGGCGGCAACGGCGGCGGCGAGGACGTCGTGTCGGACGGCGGCAGCCGCAAGGCACGCACCGGCCCGCCCTGGCGCCGCGGCTACGCGCCGGACGTCGTCGTCGAGTACGCCCAGCACCGCCTCGCCGCCCTCGGTTCGAAGAATCCCTGCACGCTGACAGGCCACTGGACGCCCGGCGTCATCGACTCCAACACAGAGGCGAAACTCATCTGTTACCAGAAGGCCGTGGTTCGCACCGGCCAGAACTCCGGGAACAACACCGCTCAGATCTTCGAGACGGACGACGTGGGCACGCTGGGCCGTGCCACCCTCACCTCGCTGTGGGCGCAGGGCATCCGGCCCGACGCCGTGCGGTCCGGCGCCGACACCTGGGAGGTCGTACAGCTCCAGGCCGCGTTCTGGTGGGCCTCGCAGGCCGGCATCAGCGACGAGGACCTGGACCGCGACCGGGCGTACGCCGAGCACGGCGTCGCCTACTTCAAGAACGGCCGTAGCGCACCCACCACGGCCCGGTACAACAAGAACACGGCGGCACACATCAAGGACTACCAGGCCTCCGTCGGCCTCCCCGAGACCGGCACGGCCGACAGCGCGACCCTGCGGGCCCTCGTCGGCGGCAGCGTCCACCACCCCGGCGTGACGGGGCGGTGA
- a CDS encoding hydrogenase expression protein, with translation MWTSLEPTATTVEPGSTASVRLRVRNTGDTVEEYRLQVVGAAAGWARVQPDVLRLYPGAEGTAQVEFAPPRTSDAQAGPTPFGVRVQPRETPHTVDVAEGQVTVGPFAELRTELLPLVVRGRLRAKASVAVDNLGNQQLTASFSGRENGDELEVESEPGSVQVAPGRAAFADLSIKPGSVSWVGGTVKHPFTVSVLRAGVPEPVELRGTYVQPSFIPRWAMAVLSVLFALALAFAVMWFNHKPAMSTQAKEKAGEQRELPQSDGMKKAPSPSPSASEEKEEPKEPANEAKPPESGGGGGGGGPKEPKPKGPKLRTIRSAEGSGWYLETKRGAKADGTYVGQNPELTDEFGKNQKWILHHYPETDTYSLEAANAPGAVMDLKVGTNIVQIFHAPPENIKSGRLPDNQKWKLESQPDGLTHIVAVGNGECLVDMQNDTSAVTWKCDDRKSMGWTISDWPE, from the coding sequence ATGTGGACCTCTCTCGAACCGACGGCGACGACCGTCGAGCCCGGCTCGACCGCGAGCGTGCGGCTGCGGGTGCGCAACACCGGCGACACGGTCGAGGAGTACCGCCTCCAGGTGGTCGGCGCGGCGGCGGGCTGGGCCCGCGTGCAGCCCGACGTCCTGCGGCTGTACCCGGGGGCCGAGGGCACCGCCCAGGTGGAGTTCGCCCCGCCCCGCACCTCGGACGCGCAGGCGGGCCCGACCCCGTTCGGCGTCCGCGTGCAGCCCCGCGAGACCCCGCACACCGTGGACGTCGCCGAGGGCCAGGTCACGGTCGGACCGTTCGCCGAACTCCGCACGGAACTTCTCCCGTTGGTCGTACGCGGCCGACTGCGCGCCAAGGCGTCCGTGGCCGTCGACAACCTCGGCAACCAGCAGCTCACGGCGTCCTTCTCGGGCCGTGAGAACGGCGACGAGCTGGAGGTCGAGTCGGAGCCGGGATCGGTGCAGGTCGCGCCGGGCCGGGCCGCGTTCGCCGACCTCAGCATCAAGCCCGGCTCGGTGAGCTGGGTCGGCGGCACCGTCAAGCACCCGTTCACGGTGTCCGTGCTGCGGGCCGGGGTGCCGGAGCCGGTGGAGCTGCGCGGCACGTACGTCCAGCCGTCGTTCATCCCGCGCTGGGCGATGGCCGTCCTCTCGGTGCTCTTCGCGCTGGCCCTCGCGTTCGCCGTGATGTGGTTCAACCACAAGCCGGCCATGTCGACGCAGGCCAAGGAGAAGGCCGGTGAGCAGCGGGAGCTGCCGCAGAGCGACGGCATGAAGAAGGCGCCGAGTCCGTCGCCGAGCGCCTCCGAGGAGAAAGAGGAGCCGAAGGAGCCCGCGAACGAGGCCAAGCCGCCGGAGTCCGGTGGTGGTGGCGGTGGCGGCGGGCCGAAGGAGCCCAAGCCGAAGGGCCCCAAGCTGCGCACGATCCGCAGCGCGGAGGGCAGCGGCTGGTACCTGGAGACCAAGCGGGGCGCGAAGGCGGACGGCACATACGTCGGACAGAACCCGGAGCTGACGGACGAGTTCGGCAAGAACCAGAAGTGGATCCTGCACCACTACCCGGAGACCGACACGTACTCCCTGGAGGCCGCGAACGCCCCCGGCGCCGTCATGGACCTGAAGGTCGGCACGAACATCGTGCAGATCTTCCACGCGCCCCCGGAGAACATCAAGAGCGGCCGACTCCCGGACAACCAGAAGTGGAAGCTGGAGAGCCAGCCCGACGGCCTGACCCACATCGTCGCC